One segment of Nitrospira sp. DNA contains the following:
- a CDS encoding DUF3467 domain-containing protein, producing the protein MSSTTNGTEQAASQSDQRRIHLDGSRAATTYANTCHVGSTKEELVLNFGLNQFWEQGQPDLRVQVTNRIILSPFAAKRLALLLGAVVQQYEGQFGVLDLGGGPKPSTMSDGQGGAA; encoded by the coding sequence ATGAGTTCAACGACGAATGGCACTGAACAGGCGGCCTCCCAGTCAGACCAGCGGCGTATTCACCTCGACGGCAGCCGTGCCGCAACCACCTATGCGAACACTTGTCATGTCGGCAGCACGAAGGAAGAGCTTGTGTTGAACTTCGGGCTGAATCAATTCTGGGAGCAGGGACAGCCGGACCTGCGTGTGCAGGTGACCAACCGGATCATCCTCAGTCCCTTTGCCGCCAAGCGATTGGCCCTGTTGCTGGGGGCGGTGGTGCAGCAATACGAGGGGCAGTTCGGCGTACTGGATCTCGGTGGCGGACCCAAACCGTCGA